CAAATGATTGGCGGTCAAACCGGTATGATTTTCGCCGTTGTCATGTCATTGGCAATGAACTTTTTTTCGTACTGGTTTTCAGACAAAATGGTTCTGAAGATGTACAACGCGCAGGAAGTCGATGCGCAAACAGCGCCTGAGTTTTACAATATGGTCAAAGAGTTGTCGGTACGCGCCGACATTCCAATGCCCAAAGTCTACCTCATCAACGAAGATGCGCCCAACGCGTTCGCCACAGGCCGCAGCCCATCGCACGCCGCAGTGGCTGCCACCACAGGCATTTTGCGCGCCTTATCGCCTCGTGAGTTACGTGGTGTCATGGCGCATGAGTTGGCCCACGTCAAACACCGTGATATTTTGACCTCCACCATTGCGGCCACCATGGCGGGTGCCATTTCGTCTTTAGCGAACATGGCCATGTTTTTCGGCGGGCGCAACAGCGATGACGAAGAGGGTGGCTCAAACATTTTCGCCACCATGGCCATGATGTTTCTTGCCCCACTGGCCGCAAGCTTGATTCAAATGGCGATTTCACGTGCACGCGAATTTGAAGCAGACCGTGGCGGCGCAGAAATTGCAGGCGAACCTTTGGCTTTGGCTTCCGCTTTGGATAAAATCCACAAGTATGCAGCGGGCATCCCATTTGCAGCCGCAGAAAGTCACCCCGCCACAGCACAAATGATGATCATCAACCCATTGTTTGGCGGCGGCATCTCCAAAATGTTCTCCACTCACCCGGCAACCGAAGAGCGCATCGCACGCTTGCAAGAAATGGCGCGAACAGGCCAATACCCCGCCTAAACCGCTCAAGCTTTGCCATCAATGCAAAAAAAAGCCCACATAAATGCGCGGATACTGTCCGCGCATTTTTATTGGATTTAAATCAATATTTTTATTAAGACTTGCTCATCTCCATCGCCTCAGCGATTTC
The window above is part of the Ephemeroptericola cinctiostellae genome. Proteins encoded here:
- the htpX gene encoding zinc metalloprotease HtpX, which encodes MWNMTKTFMLMAAITALFVVIGQMIGGQTGMIFAVVMSLAMNFFSYWFSDKMVLKMYNAQEVDAQTAPEFYNMVKELSVRADIPMPKVYLINEDAPNAFATGRSPSHAAVAATTGILRALSPRELRGVMAHELAHVKHRDILTSTIAATMAGAISSLANMAMFFGGRNSDDEEGGSNIFATMAMMFLAPLAASLIQMAISRAREFEADRGGAEIAGEPLALASALDKIHKYAAGIPFAAAESHPATAQMMIINPLFGGGISKMFSTHPATEERIARLQEMARTGQYPA